From BD1-7 clade bacterium, a single genomic window includes:
- the yacG gene encoding DNA gyrase inhibitor YacG, translating to MKYQCPGCQTELAWQADNEHRPFCSARCKNKDFVAWTNEENVLPGSPEWEDMFSQDLENHSI from the coding sequence ATGAAATATCAATGCCCCGGCTGCCAGACCGAACTGGCATGGCAAGCAGATAATGAACACCGCCCGTTTTGTTCAGCGCGCTGCAAAAACAAAGACTTTGTTGCCTGGACCAACGAAGAAAATGTGCTGCCCGGAAGCCCTGAATGGGAAGATATGTTTTCACAAGATCTAGAAAACCACAGTATCTAA
- the coaE gene encoding Dephospho-CoA kinase, whose translation MFVLGLTGGIGSGKTAVSDRFETYGIDVIDADLCSRVVVEKGRPALTQIADHFGSDILLPSGELDRAELRTRIFADPSEKQWLESLLHPLIGEEVFNQICAAKSPYAILASPLLVESGQNAICDSVVVVDVPETLQIERTCKRDENDEAQVKRIMASQASREDRLKHADNVIENTAGLDHLDREVERLHTIYLEKSAEKAAAN comes from the coding sequence ATGTTCGTTCTTGGCCTGACTGGCGGTATTGGCAGCGGCAAAACAGCCGTATCTGATCGTTTTGAAACCTATGGTATTGATGTCATCGATGCGGATCTTTGCTCTCGTGTTGTCGTTGAAAAAGGCCGCCCAGCACTGACTCAAATTGCTGATCATTTTGGCAGTGATATACTCCTACCGTCCGGTGAATTAGATCGCGCCGAACTTCGTACACGCATTTTTGCAGATCCTAGTGAAAAACAATGGTTAGAAAGCCTGTTACACCCACTGATCGGTGAAGAAGTATTCAACCAAATATGCGCCGCCAAAAGCCCATATGCGATTTTGGCCTCGCCGCTCTTGGTGGAATCTGGGCAGAACGCAATTTGTGATAGCGTCGTTGTCGTCGATGTGCCTGAAACATTACAAATTGAACGAACCTGTAAACGTGATGAAAATGACGAAGCACAGGTAAAAAGGATCATGGCAAGCCAAGCTTCTCGTGAGGATCGTTTGAAACATGCCGATAACGTTATCGAAAACACTGCCGGCTTGGATCACCTAGATCGCGAAGTAGAACGTTTGCACACCATTTATCTGGAAAAATCAGCGGAAAAAGCAGCAGCGAACTAA
- the mutT gene encoding 8-oxo-dGTP diphosphatase has translation MADDKSKKAIDVVAAIIWSQAGDRILVSRRPDHLHKGGCWEFPGGKRESGESDLIALARELDEELSVTFRSALHCQSLVYEYPEKTVSLAFYHVGHLLSEEPKANEGQLWRWVEPASLSTLAFPEANQPIVDALTALVGMPVLQTLEAISA, from the coding sequence TTGGCTGACGATAAGAGTAAAAAAGCAATAGATGTTGTTGCTGCCATCATTTGGAGTCAGGCGGGGGATCGTATTTTGGTGTCTCGCCGTCCGGATCATTTACACAAAGGCGGGTGCTGGGAGTTTCCCGGTGGTAAGCGTGAGTCGGGTGAATCGGACTTGATTGCACTGGCCAGAGAGTTAGATGAAGAGCTATCGGTGACGTTTCGTAGCGCTTTACATTGCCAGTCCTTGGTCTATGAATACCCTGAAAAAACCGTATCGCTGGCGTTTTATCATGTTGGTCATTTACTGTCAGAAGAGCCGAAGGCGAATGAGGGGCAGTTATGGCGGTGGGTCGAACCTGCGTCATTATCGACGTTGGCATTTCCAGAGGCCAATCAGCCAATTGTTGACGCGTTGACTGCTTTAGTAGGTATGCCTGTGCTGCAAACGCTTGAGGCGATATCCGCGTAA